One window of the Zea mays cultivar B73 chromosome 3, Zm-B73-REFERENCE-NAM-5.0, whole genome shotgun sequence genome contains the following:
- the LOC103652376 gene encoding guanine nucleotide exchange factor SPIKE 1, which translates to MPCKESFAWAMIPLFEGNHAGGLSDAAYPSSPLATSLPGSTSQDSIVDPILKLTLDGKVNHYSSGSSVIVEISNLNKVKESYIVDSLQDPKRKVHKPVKGVLRLEVEKLHGGHNDVDNTSEGGSMANDLNDAGDINNGRSNRSCFDGIHSFMNSIAIAQKDAHHNGIISNAENGDNFEAFDFRMLTRSEPFSQLFHCLYVYPLTVSLSRKRNLFVRVELRKDDSDIRKPPLEVVHPRERNMKLQKWGHTQIAVGTRMASYQDKVKISLPALLTPQHHLVFTFFHVDLQMKLEAPKPVIVGHSVLPLSTHIQYASSTQLFFSVVATLYYSLSLVSCFKYETTSHSQPLLF; encoded by the exons ATGCCTTGTAAAGAGTCATTTGCATGGGCCATGATTCCTCTGTTTGAAGGTAACCATGCGGGTGGTCTTAGTGATGCTGCTTATCCTAGCAGTCCTTTAGCAACAAGTTTACCAGGATCAACTTCTCAAGATAGTATTGTGGACCCTATTTTAAAGCTTACTTTAGATGGAAAAGTGAACCATTACTCGAGTGGAAGCTCAGTTATTGTAGAGATATCAAACCTAAACAAAGTGAAGGAAAGCTATATAGTGGACTCCCTCCAA GATCCAAAACGGAAAGTACATAAACCAGTGAAAGGTGTATTGAGATTAGAAGTGGAAAAACTTCATGGTGGCCACAATGATGTGGATAACACTTCTGAAGGCGGAAGCATGGCCAATGATTTGAATGATGCTGGTGACATCAATAATGGcagaagcaacagaagttgcttTGATGGGATTCACAGTTTTATGAATTCTATTGCCATTGCCCAGAAAGATGCTCATCATAATGGAATCATTTCTAATGCTGAGAATGGTGACAAT TTTGAAGCTTTTGACTTTCGGATGCTGACCCGAAGTGAGCCGTTTTCACAACTTTTTCATTGCCTCTATGTGTACCCGTTGACTGTTAGCTTGAGCCGCAAAAGAAACCTGTTTGTTAGAGTGGAACTGAGAAAGGACGATTCTGACATCCGAAAGCCTCCATTAGAG GTTGTTCATCCTAGGGAGCGGAATATGAAGCTACAGAAGTGGGGCCATACACAGATTGCTGTTGGAACAAGAATGGCTTCCTACCAAGATAAAGTTAAAATCAGCCTACCTGCTCTTTTGACACCCCAACATCATCTTGTGTTCACATTTTTCCATGTAGATCTTCAAATGAAACTTGAAGCACCGAAACCA GTGATCGTTGGGCATTCTGTACTTCCACTGTCGACACATATTCAGTATGCATCATCTACTCAATTATTTTTTAGTGTAGTAGCAACATTATATTACTCTTTGTCACTTGTCAGCTGCTTCAAATATGAGACCACATCCCACTCTCAGCCATTACTGTTTTAG